One stretch of Pseudomonas sp. NC02 DNA includes these proteins:
- a CDS encoding efflux RND transporter permease subunit, whose protein sequence is MNLSGPFIRRPVATMLLSLAIMLLGGVSFNLLPVSPLPQIDFPVIVVSASLPGASPEVMASTVATPLERSFGAIAGITTMSSSSSQGSTRVILAFDSNRDINGAAREVQAAINASRNLLPSGMRSMPTYKKINPSQAPIMVLSLTSDVLPKGQLYDLASTILSQSLSQVPGVGEVQIGGSSLPAVRIELEPKALDQYGVALDDVRNTIANANVRRPKGSLEDSQRNWQIQANDQLEKAKDYEPLLIRYQNGAALRLGDVAKISDGVEDRYNSGFFNNDSAVLLVINRQSGANIIETVKQIKAQLPALQAVLPSSVKLNLAMDRSPVITATLHEAEMTLLIAVALVILVVYLFLGNFRASLIPTLAVPVSLVGTFAVMYLFGFSLNNLSLMALILATGLVVDDAIVVLENISRHIDEGVPPMKAAYLGAQEVGFTLLSMNVSLVAVFLSILFMGGIVTSLFREFSITLAAAIIVSLVVSLTLTPMLCARWLKPHVKGQETGLQRWSQKINDRMVAGYARSLDWVLRHKRLTLLSLLVTIGVNVALYVVVPKTFMPQQDTGQLIGFVRGDDGLSFSVMQPKMEIFRKAVLQDPAVLSVAGFIGGNSGTNNAVMLVRLKPISERKISAQAVIERMRKNVPLVPGGRLMLMADQDLQFGGGRDQTTSQYSYILQSGDLAALRLWYPKVVAALRELPELTAIDAREGRGAAQVTLIVDRDQAKRLGIDMDMVTAVLNNAYSQRQISTIYDSLNQYQVVMEVNPKYAQDPITLNQMQVITSTGARVPLSAIAHYENSLADDRVSHEGQFASENIAFDMSPGVTVEQGTAAIERAIAKVGLPEEVIAKMAGTADAFAATQKGQPFMILGALVAVYLVLGILYESYIHPLTILSTLPSAGVGALLSIYLLGGEFSLISLLGLFLLIGVVKKNAILMIDLALQLERKDGMSPLESIRAACLVRLRPILMTTLAAILGAVPLLLSTAEGAEMRQPLGLTIIGGLVFSQILTLYTTPVVYLYLDRLRHRFNGWRGVRTDAALDTAL, encoded by the coding sequence ATGAACCTGTCCGGACCTTTCATTCGCCGGCCGGTAGCCACCATGCTGCTGAGCCTGGCGATCATGCTGCTGGGCGGCGTCAGCTTCAACCTGTTGCCGGTGTCGCCATTGCCGCAGATCGATTTCCCGGTGATCGTGGTGTCGGCCAGCTTGCCGGGGGCCAGCCCCGAGGTGATGGCGTCTACGGTGGCCACGCCGCTGGAGCGCTCCTTCGGCGCGATTGCCGGCATTACCACCATGAGCAGTTCGTCGAGCCAGGGTTCGACCCGGGTGATCCTGGCGTTCGACTCCAATCGCGACATCAACGGCGCGGCGCGGGAAGTGCAGGCGGCGATCAACGCCTCGCGTAACCTGCTGCCAAGCGGCATGCGCAGCATGCCCACCTACAAGAAAATCAACCCGTCCCAGGCGCCCATCATGGTGCTGTCCCTGACCTCGGACGTGTTGCCCAAGGGCCAGTTGTACGACCTGGCCTCGACCATCCTGTCCCAGAGCCTGTCCCAGGTGCCGGGCGTGGGTGAAGTGCAGATCGGCGGCAGCTCGTTGCCCGCCGTGCGTATCGAACTGGAACCCAAGGCCCTCGACCAGTACGGCGTGGCCCTGGACGATGTGCGTAATACCATCGCCAATGCCAACGTGCGCCGGCCCAAGGGTTCGCTGGAGGACAGCCAGCGCAACTGGCAGATCCAGGCCAACGACCAGCTGGAAAAGGCCAAGGACTATGAACCGCTGCTGATCCGCTACCAGAATGGCGCGGCCTTGCGCCTGGGGGATGTGGCGAAGATCAGCGACGGCGTCGAGGACCGCTACAACAGCGGCTTCTTCAACAATGACTCGGCGGTGCTGCTGGTGATCAACCGCCAGTCCGGCGCCAACATCATCGAGACGGTGAAGCAGATCAAGGCACAACTGCCGGCCTTGCAGGCGGTGTTGCCGTCCAGCGTCAAGCTGAACCTGGCCATGGACCGTTCGCCGGTGATCACCGCCACCTTGCACGAAGCCGAGATGACCCTGCTGATTGCCGTGGCCCTGGTGATCCTGGTGGTGTACCTGTTCCTCGGCAACTTCCGCGCCTCGCTGATTCCCACCCTGGCGGTGCCGGTGTCGCTGGTGGGTACGTTTGCAGTGATGTACCTGTTCGGCTTTTCCCTGAACAACCTGTCGCTGATGGCGCTGATCCTCGCCACCGGCCTGGTGGTGGACGATGCCATCGTGGTGCTGGAGAACATTTCCCGGCACATCGACGAGGGTGTGCCGCCGATGAAGGCGGCGTACCTGGGGGCCCAGGAAGTCGGCTTCACCTTGCTGTCGATGAACGTCTCGCTGGTGGCGGTGTTCCTCTCGATCCTGTTCATGGGCGGTATCGTTACCAGCCTGTTCCGCGAGTTTTCCATCACCCTCGCAGCGGCGATCATCGTCTCGCTGGTGGTGTCGCTGACCCTGACCCCGATGCTCTGCGCCCGCTGGCTCAAGCCCCATGTCAAAGGCCAGGAGACAGGCTTGCAGCGCTGGAGCCAGAAGATCAACGACCGCATGGTGGCAGGCTATGCCCGCAGCCTGGACTGGGTGCTGCGCCACAAGCGCCTGACGCTGCTCAGCCTGTTGGTGACCATCGGGGTCAACGTCGCGCTGTATGTGGTGGTGCCGAAAACCTTCATGCCCCAGCAGGACACCGGGCAACTGATCGGCTTTGTGCGTGGCGACGACGGGCTGTCATTCAGTGTGATGCAGCCGAAGATGGAAATCTTCCGCAAGGCGGTCCTGCAGGACCCCGCGGTGTTGAGCGTGGCAGGCTTTATTGGCGGCAACAGCGGCACCAACAACGCGGTGATGCTGGTGCGGCTCAAGCCCATCAGCGAACGCAAGATTTCTGCCCAGGCGGTGATCGAGCGCATGCGCAAGAATGTGCCACTGGTGCCCGGCGGGCGCCTGATGCTGATGGCTGACCAGGACCTGCAATTCGGCGGCGGCCGCGACCAGACCACCTCGCAGTATTCCTACATCCTGCAAAGCGGCGACCTGGCGGCCTTGCGCCTGTGGTACCCGAAAGTGGTTGCCGCGTTGCGTGAGCTGCCGGAGCTGACCGCCATCGATGCCCGTGAAGGACGTGGGGCGGCCCAGGTGACGTTGATTGTCGACCGCGACCAGGCCAAGCGCCTGGGCATTGACATGGACATGGTCACTGCCGTGCTCAACAACGCCTACAGCCAGCGGCAGATTTCCACCATCTACGACAGCCTCAACCAGTACCAGGTGGTGATGGAGGTCAATCCGAAGTACGCCCAGGACCCGATCACCCTCAATCAGATGCAGGTGATCACGTCCACCGGTGCGCGCGTGCCGCTGTCGGCCATCGCTCACTATGAGAACAGCCTGGCGGACGACCGGGTCAGCCATGAAGGCCAGTTCGCCTCGGAAAACATTGCCTTTGATATGTCGCCCGGCGTCACGGTGGAGCAGGGCACGGCCGCCATTGAGCGGGCGATTGCCAAGGTCGGCCTGCCGGAAGAGGTGATCGCGAAGATGGCCGGTACGGCCGACGCCTTCGCCGCCACCCAGAAAGGCCAGCCGTTCATGATCCTCGGTGCACTGGTAGCGGTGTACCTGGTATTGGGGATTCTGTATGAGAGCTATATCCACCCGCTGACCATTCTGTCGACCTTGCCGTCGGCGGGGGTGGGCGCCTTGCTTTCGATTTACCTGCTGGGGGGCGAGTTCAGCCTGATCTCGCTGCTGGGGCTGTTCCTGCTGATCGGGGTGGTGAAGAAAAACGCGATCCTGATGATCGACCTTGCGCTGCAACTGGAACGCAAGGACGGCATGAGCCCGCTGGAATCGATCCGCGCCGCCTGCCTGGTGCGGCTGCGCCCGATCCTGATGACCACGCTGGCGGCGATTCTTGGCGCCGTGCCGCTGCTGCTCAGCACGGCCGAAGGCGCGGAAATGCGCCAGCCCCTGGGCCTGACGATTATCGGCGGGCTGGTGTTCAGCCAGATCCTGACCCTCTACACCACGCCTGTGGTTTACCTTTATCTCGACCGCCTGCGCCACCGTTTCAACGGTTGGCGCGGAGTGCGTACCGATGCTGCCCTGGACACTGCGCTATGA
- a CDS encoding MdtB/MuxB family multidrug efflux RND transporter permease subunit — MNLSRLFILRPVATTLSMLAIVLAGVIAYRLLPVSALPQVDYPTIRVMTLYPGASPDVMTSAVTAPLERQFGQMPGLTQMASTSSGGASVLTLRFNLDINMDVAEQQVQAAINAATNLLPKDLPAPPVYNKVNPADTPVLTLAITSKTMLLPKLNDLVDTRMAQKIAQISGVGMVSIAGGQRQAVRIKVNPEALAANGLNLSDVRTLIAASNVNQPKGNFDGPTRVSMLDANDQLVSPKEYAELILAYNNGAPLRLKDVAQIVDGAENERLAAWANENQAVLLNIQRQPGANVIEVVDRIKALLPSITDNLPAGLDVTVLTDRTQTIRASVKDVQHELLIAIALVVMVTFLFLRRFSATIIPSIAVPLSLVGTFGVMYLAGFSINNLTLMALTIATGFVVDDAIVMLENISRYIEEGDTPLNAALKGAKQIGFTLISLTLSLIAVLIPLLFMADVVGRLFREFAITLAVAILISLVVSLTLTPMMCARLLKREPKEEEQGRFYKASGAWIDWLIEAYGRKLQWVLKHQPLTLLVAIATLGLTVVLYMVVPKGFFPVQDTGVIQGISEAPQSISFAAMSQRQQELAKIILEDPAVESLSSYIGVDGDNATLNSGRLLINLKPHGERDLSAAQIITRLQPQLDKLVGIRLFMQPVQDLTIEDRVSRTQYQFSMSSPDAELLALWSEKLVHALSQLPELSDVASDLQDKGLQVYLVIDRDAASRLGVSVSTITDALYDAFGQRQISTIYTQASQYRVVLQAQSGETLGPDALNQIHVKTTDGGQVRLSSLAHVEQRQAQLAIAHIGQFPAVMMSFNLAPGVALGKGVDLINQTQKDIGMPVGVQTQFQGAAQAFEASLSSTLLLILAAVVTMYIVLGVLYESYIHPITILSTLPSAAVGALLALLLSGNDLGMIAIIGIILLIGIVKKNAIMMIDFALDAERNQGLDPQTAIYQAALLRFRPILMTTLAALFGAVPLMLATGSGAELRQPLGLVMVGGLLVSQVLTLFTTPVIYLYFDRLGRRWRKEPVRLEPVES, encoded by the coding sequence ATGAACCTCTCGCGGCTGTTCATCCTTCGCCCGGTAGCCACTACCCTGAGCATGCTGGCCATTGTCCTGGCTGGCGTGATCGCTTATCGCCTGCTGCCGGTCTCGGCCTTGCCCCAGGTGGATTACCCGACCATCCGGGTGATGACCCTGTACCCCGGCGCCAGTCCGGACGTAATGACCAGCGCGGTCACGGCGCCCCTTGAGCGTCAGTTCGGGCAGATGCCCGGCCTGACCCAAATGGCGTCCACCAGCTCCGGCGGCGCCTCGGTGCTGACCCTGCGTTTCAACCTCGACATCAACATGGATGTCGCTGAGCAACAGGTGCAGGCCGCGATCAACGCCGCCACCAACCTGCTGCCCAAGGACCTGCCGGCGCCGCCGGTGTACAACAAGGTCAACCCGGCGGATACCCCGGTGCTGACCCTGGCCATCACCTCCAAGACCATGTTGCTGCCCAAGCTCAATGACCTGGTCGACACGCGCATGGCGCAGAAGATCGCGCAGATCAGCGGCGTCGGCATGGTCAGCATCGCCGGCGGCCAGCGCCAGGCGGTGCGGATCAAGGTCAACCCCGAGGCACTGGCGGCCAACGGCCTGAACCTGTCGGATGTGCGCACCCTGATCGCCGCCTCCAACGTCAACCAGCCCAAGGGTAACTTTGACGGCCCCACGCGGGTGTCGATGCTCGACGCCAACGACCAGTTGGTCTCGCCCAAGGAATACGCCGAACTGATCCTCGCCTACAACAACGGCGCGCCGTTGCGGCTCAAGGATGTGGCGCAGATCGTCGACGGCGCCGAGAACGAACGCCTCGCGGCCTGGGCCAACGAAAACCAGGCGGTCCTGCTGAACATCCAGCGCCAGCCCGGGGCCAACGTCATCGAGGTGGTGGACCGGATCAAGGCGCTGTTGCCAAGCATCACCGACAACCTGCCGGCGGGCCTGGACGTGACGGTGCTTACCGACCGTACCCAGACCATCCGGGCCTCGGTCAAGGATGTACAACACGAATTGCTGATCGCCATTGCCCTGGTGGTGATGGTGACGTTCCTGTTCCTGCGCCGCTTCAGCGCGACCATCATTCCGTCCATCGCCGTGCCGCTGTCCCTGGTGGGCACCTTCGGCGTGATGTACCTCGCCGGTTTCTCCATCAACAACCTGACGCTGATGGCGCTGACCATCGCCACCGGTTTCGTGGTGGACGACGCCATCGTGATGCTGGAGAACATTTCCCGCTACATCGAGGAAGGCGATACACCGCTCAATGCGGCGCTCAAGGGCGCCAAGCAGATCGGCTTCACCCTGATTTCCCTGACCCTGTCGCTGATCGCGGTATTGATCCCGCTGCTGTTCATGGCGGACGTGGTGGGGCGCTTGTTCCGTGAATTCGCGATCACCCTGGCGGTGGCGATCCTGATTTCCCTGGTGGTGTCCCTGACCCTGACGCCGATGATGTGCGCGCGGTTGCTCAAGCGTGAGCCGAAAGAGGAAGAGCAGGGCCGTTTCTACAAGGCCAGCGGCGCCTGGATCGACTGGCTGATCGAGGCCTACGGGCGCAAGTTGCAGTGGGTGCTCAAGCATCAGCCGCTGACCCTGCTGGTGGCCATCGCCACCCTGGGCCTGACCGTGGTGTTGTACATGGTGGTGCCCAAGGGCTTCTTCCCGGTGCAGGACACCGGCGTGATCCAGGGCATTTCCGAAGCGCCACAGTCGATTTCCTTTGCGGCGATGAGCCAGCGCCAGCAGGAACTGGCGAAGATCATCCTCGAAGACCCGGCGGTGGAGAGCCTGTCGTCCTATATCGGGGTAGACGGTGATAACGCCACCCTCAACAGTGGGCGCCTGCTGATCAACCTCAAGCCCCACGGCGAACGGGACCTGAGCGCGGCACAGATCATCACGCGCCTGCAGCCGCAACTGGACAAGCTGGTGGGGATTCGCCTGTTCATGCAGCCGGTGCAGGACCTGACCATCGAAGACCGCGTCAGCCGTACCCAGTACCAGTTCAGCATGTCCTCGCCGGACGCCGAGCTGCTGGCCTTGTGGAGTGAAAAGCTGGTACACGCCCTCAGCCAGTTGCCGGAACTCTCCGACGTCGCCAGCGACCTGCAGGACAAGGGCTTGCAGGTGTACCTGGTGATCGACCGTGACGCCGCATCGCGCCTTGGTGTGTCGGTGTCGACCATCACCGACGCGCTGTACGACGCGTTCGGCCAGCGGCAGATATCCACCATCTACACCCAGGCCAGCCAGTACCGCGTGGTATTGCAGGCCCAGTCCGGTGAAACCCTCGGCCCGGACGCCCTGAACCAGATCCATGTGAAAACCACCGACGGTGGCCAGGTGCGGCTGTCGAGCCTGGCCCATGTGGAACAGCGCCAGGCCCAGTTGGCAATCGCGCATATCGGTCAGTTCCCGGCGGTGATGATGTCGTTCAACCTGGCCCCCGGCGTGGCGCTGGGCAAGGGCGTCGACCTGATCAACCAGACCCAGAAAGACATCGGCATGCCGGTGGGCGTGCAGACCCAGTTCCAGGGCGCGGCCCAGGCATTCGAGGCTTCGCTGTCGAGTACCTTGCTGCTGATCCTGGCGGCGGTGGTGACCATGTACATCGTGCTCGGGGTGCTCTACGAGAGCTACATCCACCCGATCACCATCCTCTCGACCCTGCCGTCGGCAGCGGTGGGCGCCTTGCTGGCCTTGCTGCTCAGTGGCAACGACCTGGGGATGATCGCGATCATCGGCATCATCCTGCTGATCGGCATCGTGAAGAAGAACGCGATCATGATGATCGACTTTGCCCTCGACGCTGAGCGCAACCAGGGCCTGGACCCGCAAACCGCGATCTACCAGGCGGCGCTGTTGCGCTTCCGGCCGATCCTGATGACCACCCTGGCGGCGCTGTTCGGTGCCGTACCGTTGATGCTCGCCACCGGCTCCGGCGCCGAGTTGCGCCAGCCGCTGGGCCTGGTGATGGTGGGCGGGTTGCTGGTGAGCCAGGTGTTGACCCTGTTTACCACCCCGGTGATCTACCTGTATTTCGACCGCCTCGGCCGTCGCTGGCGCAAAGAACCCGTGCGCCTGGAGCCGGTTGAGTCATGA